Part of the Salvelinus fontinalis isolate EN_2023a chromosome 1, ASM2944872v1, whole genome shotgun sequence genome is shown below.
ttgttaaaACATTTATAGCCTGTCTATCAATGGGTAACAgagttgacgtgttatgctcgacatgcccacaaaacaccagaaaatggccccaaacagtagaaccagctcacctgcttttaaacTATGATTTGGCTTTTAGATGTTCAATGTTAATTTTGGAAAAATattagtttcaccatattaaatcgagagttcagttcacataacaggGTTGCCCTTGAAATAAAGGAACAGATGTAGCCTGTGTGATTCAGTAAAtcacataaaataaaaaaattatcttcagaaatgactctctcaaaacaacaaaataactagggctttacaatgacggTGATAACTAGCAGAAATATTAGGGTTATGTGAGTTGAAATCTTACTAGAAGTCACAGAGGATGCACAAAGGGAATTctgaattttggcactttagcaagtctttattcatataacGAATCTGATTGATTTAATTATCCGTGTTGTCTATATTAAAgagcacttcatttaatatatcAGGCTTTTTAAATGTAATATTGGTGAACAATTTcaacttaaaatatcaaagggacgcaaTACTCTTTGGGATTGTGGTTTGGCCATGGGGTGGACATAGCTGTTGCATTTCTGAACGGGCAGTTCAGAGACACCTCAGTGCGTCACTTTCCGTTGACGCTGCCTCGGGAAAGACCCTTTTCGCCGGGTGTTTTTGTCGAGGGAAGCTGTGTGTTTTGTAACAGTAACTACTCGCCATCTGACCTGTCCTTCATCTGGCAACATGACATACTACAAGTTCAGCGGGTTCAGCCAGAGGTTGACAGGGTCGGCACCGGCCACCGCCTACAGTCCGCAGGTAAGCCCAGGAGAGCCCTAGTCGAACAGTGAGAGGCAGGGTACCTGGCGTTAGTGACCTTCATTAACTAACGGTGCTGTGATCGCTGACAGAACAGCGTATCCGAGAGGCCCGAACATAAACGTGAAAAATGTATTTCTTTGAGTTGTGTTAATGGGGATATGAATATTAATACTTTTTAATCTTGACAATGTCTTGTGTAGCTAGTTAGCAGCGTCCCTCCTGTCCTCACGGAGTTGACAAGCACCTGGTTATTTTACTTGTTAAAATGTGCTTCAAGGAGTTGTCCTAACTTGTGTTGGTGTTGAGATTAAACTGTGTGTTCTGTTCCAGGGTCTGAGGTCTGGTTTGCCAGCAGAGCCTCCCACCATGACGTTTGCTACACCCACCAAGATAGTGTCAGAGTCAGGGCCCATGGTGGAATACCTAGGGGTGAACAAGGTGCCATACttccagagactgttccaggtacacacactcactcactcctctcACACTCCCCCTTTTTCTACCCTctaaaccttttccccctcaggagactgataagatttggcatgggtccccagatcctcaaaaggttatacagctgcaccattgagagcatcctgaccggtttcatcaccgcctggtgtggcaactgctcggcatctgactgtgaggcgctacagagggtagtgcgaacggcccagtacatcactggggccaagcttcctgccatccaggacgtacacaataggcagtgtcagaggaaagcccataaaattgtcagagactccagtcacccaagttatagaccattttctctgctaccacacggcaagcggtactggagcgccaagtctaggaccaaaaggctccttaacagcttctaccctaaagccataagactgctaaacaattaaTACAATTGccactggacaatttacattgacccccccttccTTTTTGTACACTGCTacccgctgtttattatctatgcatagtcacttcacccccacctacatgtacaaattacctcaagtagcctgtacccctgcacactgattcggtaccggtgccccctgtatagagcctcgttAATGTTATTCTAATTGTGTTACTTTCTGTTATTcgtttttattttagtctacttgataaatattttcttaaccaacagtgcagttcaagaagagttaagggcctgtaagtaagcatttcatggtaaagtctacacttgttgtattcggcacatgtgacaaataaagtttgatttgaagccCAAATCATACAGGGCGGTGTCCATCAACGATGTGAAGTTGTGTGTAGCGAGCATTAATTCACATACACTGCATAATGTAAGTCAGCCATAATAAACAGTTGTATTCTCTCTCAAAATCACAGTTCCTCGAGTTTTCCAGGCGTAGCCCACCTAGGAGGCTAAATGCCTATGATGGAAATCAACACTCATATGCTGCCATTGTTGTTGCTATTTTTACTGATAAACCCTAGCCCACAGGCCAATATATTTTAAACTACAGCTTTAGCATAGTATCTCTTCTAATTATTTTCTACAAATGACCCACTCAATATCTAGATCTGATTCAATTCATTTGAAACAAGGCCCTCCCCAAACATGCACTTAATTTGAACTTCATCAATCGAATTGGCTGTAAGCTACAATGGCGATAGCCTATTGTCAATAAATGACTTTGACAATAAATTACATCGATAACGTGATGTGTGACTCCGAAACACAATCCAGTTGATAAATGTATAGAATTTCGTTGCATTCATGCATTGTTACACCGTTTATTATAAGCACTATCCTATACATAATGTCGGCACTGGCAGTCAAACTTAGCAACACTAAGTAGACACTTTTTAACTATACATGTCACAATTCAATGTTACAGTGCACGAACACTCTATTTTGGGACAATTTTCGGCTAATTTGACCAGCATTGCTCCGCATAGACGCACGGAAAAATAAACGTTATTTTTAATTTGACGCGCTATATGCTCGTGTCGCCGCTGACGCTCGCGGACGTCTGTTTTCTCTTTTTCACTCTCATGTATTCTATTTCCAGATGAGCCGGCTCATTCACGCACGTAAAATAAAACTCTGCCTGTGTGATTTGTGCTtaacagtctcctctctctgtccctgcctcaGACGTCAGATGGCGTTCCAGTCCATCTGAAGAGAGGTGTCCCTGACAGACTGTTGTACCGCACCACCGTGGCCCTGACAGTAGGAGGAGCACTTTACTGCCTCGTGGCCCTCTACATCGCTGCACAACCCAGGAAAACGACCTAAACCCAGTCCAGCCCTATATCCCCAGCCAAGTTCACCAGGGGTCTGTTCAGAAGGGCCCAACATTACAGAAGTGTTCAGATTCTTTATAATATTCTGAAAGTTTCACCTCACTGATGACACCCCTGGCTTGGCCCAGGATCAACTAACCCGACACCTATCACATCATCCACGGCTCGAAGACTGAAACTATACAGAGCAAATATGTTGATAATGAGGaggaacaaaaatatgaatgtaaTTATATGAGAACGTGTGATATCTGTCTGTCACATTTGTATAAAAAGAAGTTGATAAATGTGATAAAACAGTTAAATACCCAGTGATCCTCTGTCCTTTATTGGCATGGTTCCCAACGCACCCAACTGTGTCTCGTCTGctccgaggcacagatctggggatgggtaccaaagAAATTCTgtagaattgaaggtccccaagaacacagtggcctccatcattcttaaatggaagaagtttggaaccaccaagacttcctagagctggccgcccggccaaactgagcaatcggggaggaagggtcttggtcagggaggtgaccaagaacccgatggtcactctgacagagctccatagttcctctgtggagatgggagaccatctctgcagcactccatcaatcaggcctttatggtagagtggccagacggaagccacatcctcagtaaaaggcacatgacagcctgtttggagtttaccaaaaggcaccttgaattatttgacctgaatgccaagtgtcatgtctggaggaaacctggcaccatccctacggtgaagcatggtggtggcagcatcatgctgtggggatgtttttttagCAGTTAGTGACtcggagactagttaggatcaagagaaagatgaacagagccaagtacagagatccttgatgaaaacttgctccagagcactcagaaccccagactagggtgaaggttcaccttccaacaggacaacgaccctaagcacacagccaagacaacgcaggagtggctttggtacaagtctctgaatgtccttgagtggcccagccagagcccggacttgacccgtgattattattatttgaccctgctggtcatctatgaacatttgaacatcttgcccatgttttgttataatctccacccggcacagccagaagaggactggccacccctcatatcctggttcctctctaggtttcttcctaggttccggcctttatAGGGgtcttttcctagccaccgtgcttctgcacctgcattgcttgctgtttggggttttaggctgggtttctgtacagcactgtgtGACataagctgatgtaagaagggctttataaatacatttgattgattgaccctgaaccccatccaacctgacagcttgagaggatctgcagagaagaattggagaaactccccaaatacaggtgtgccaagcttgtagcatcatacccaataagactcgaggctgtaatcactgccaaaagtgcttcaacaaagtactgagtaaagagtctgaatgcttatgtaaatgtgatagtttttattttaccatttgcaaacatttctaaaaaacagtttttgctttgtcaatatggggtagtgtgtagattgagggggggaaacaatgtaatccattttacaataaggctgtggcttaacaaaatgtggaaaaattcaaggggtttgaatacttttcgaatgcactgaaCAACATTGGCTCTCTCTCTGACCGACAGCTTTAGAATGGATGTGACAGACCTATTCCCACACAGCTTTATACAGCCTACAGACTTCTGCACCACAGGTCTGCCAGAGTAAGTGTGTGTTTCTGAAAGACCTCCGTCTGGTGCAGTCTGAGCTGCTGTTCACTTGGCTCTTGGACGCCCTTCGTCTCTTGTGGAGGGGGTGGCTGACTGTGGTGTTATGCCGGATGCTCCTCTTTGCCTCTATAAGCCATAGAGACATGTCAGGCTCTTTCCTCATTTTATTTGCTAAGGTTTTACATCTACAGGTTCCCTTGGCTTGGCTGACACTAGGCTGCCCAGCTTATTCCACAAGGctacacatacaatacatctACCCCGTCTCTCCTCGTCCAATCCggtgtctctccctccttcacccttTCTCTGTGATTGTGTCACGACGACCCACTACAGCTCTCTATCTTGTGTTCTATTCTTCCTTctcttagagagagggagagagtgactgGAGAGAACAGCATGTCAGTAACTCTACTTGTCACCAAGAAGAGGGAGAAAGCTTGAGGTAAACAgagaaaaggcagtgtggaggggggagagggtaaTAAAAGTGAGGGAGAGCTTGTATGATCAGACCGCTGAAGACAAATGGTCATGAAATATTAATCCCTCTATTAGAGTATTGACTCATTCCACAGCCCATTTTAGAACCCACTCACTCCCTTATTGCACTCCCTCCCCCcttttctcctctttccccccacGCTCTTTCTTTCCGCACACTCTACccccttccctttctccctcccctgaACACAAGGTAAAGATTGGAGCAGTTCTCCAGGGAGGAACAAAAGACAAATTACCTTTCagtacacagcaacacacacacagccttgccATAGTACAGAAAATGAATCAATGAAGTCGTGATATTGAAAGATGGCAGCTAGAGTAATTGGAGCCGTGTGTAATGCACAGGTGTGGCGGTCACTGTTTTGTTGTCTGTAATTACCCAGTTACACGCCTATTGGATCAACCATAATCAGAGGACTGGAAAGAAAACGTCTGTAGAGAACTAAGACTTTATTTGTCAAAAGGGGGAAGTCTGGAATCTTTTTTAGGCAACATACAGGAGAGAATCTGTTCACTCCAACAGTCCAGTACATATTCAGATACCAATGGAATACAGCAGGATTACTACAGGGATAATTAGTCAGCTGCCTGGAGGACTGACATATAAACCATATGCACGTACAGAAACGCACACTCTCTCCCCAGTCCATCacttcctcactcactctctccccagtCCATCacttcctcactcactctctccccagtCCATCacttcctcactcactctctccccagtCCATCacctcctcactcactctctccccagtCCATCacttcctcactcactctctccccagtCCATCacttcctcactcactctctccccagtCCATCacttcctcactcactctctccccagtCCATCACTTCCTCACTCACTTTCTCCCCAGTCCATcacttcctcactctctccccagtCCATCACTTGATCTTGTAGGTGAGGTGTTTGCGGTGCCAGTGGATCCAGGCGGGAGCGGCGACTAGCCCAGTCAGGTAGCCAATCACTGCACCCAGACTGCAGGAGACGGGCCACACCTACAGACAATTGTAGATAGAAAATCAATGTGTAGAACAGACAAGGCTTGCTGATATGAAAATAAGGAATTGTGTCAATCTACTCATGGcctttctgtgtgtgttctga
Proteins encoded:
- the LOC129825571 gene encoding cytochrome c oxidase subunit 7A-related protein, mitochondrial-like — its product is MTYYKFSGFSQRLTGSAPATAYSPQGLRSGLPAEPPTMTFATPTKIVSESGPMVEYLGVNKVPYFQRLFQTSDGVPVHLKRGVPDRLLYRTTVALTVGGALYCLVALYIAAQPRKTT